From the genome of Salvelinus fontinalis isolate EN_2023a unplaced genomic scaffold, ASM2944872v1 scaffold_0344, whole genome shotgun sequence, one region includes:
- the LOC129845713 gene encoding equistatin-like: MAILTIILLVSTAFALGDATIRPKTPCERARDAATHGPIGAYIPTCDTAGQYTPKQCWGSAGYCWCVTSTGQKIQGTETPPGTAPINC; this comes from the exons ATGGCGATATTGACCATCATTCTGCTTGTCAGCACAGCTTTTGCTCTGGGAG ATGCTACGATACGACCCAAGACCCCATGTGAGCGTGCTAGAGATGCCGCGACACATGGCCCAATTGGAGCCTACATCCCAACGTGTGACACCGCAGGACAATACACCCCTAAGCAATGTTGGGGCTCTGCAG GTTACTGTTGGTGTGTGACCAGTACCGGACAGAAGATCCAGGGTACTGAGACTCCACCAGGCACTGCTCCAATCAACTGCTAG